The window GCCAACACGCCCACCAGCGGCATCTCCACCTCGGCGAACACCGACAGGACCTCCTGCCGGTCAAGCTGCTCGAGCAGCACCCCGCGCAGGCGCTCGACGGCCATGGCCTCCACCGCCGGGCGCACCTGCCAGACGGGCAGATCCCCGGGCAGGTCTGCGTCCTTCTGCGGCACCCACCAGCCCAACTCCGCCGCCGCCAGCAGCATCACGCTGTGATCGGGACGCTGGGGCGCCAGCAGGTAGTCGGCGATCTCCGCGTCAAAGTCATAGCCCGCCAGCGTCGCTGGAGCGTCCCACAGCGCCCGAGACGCCTCCTTCAGCCGCGCCCCCCACTTGGGCAACGCTGCATCCTCGAGGACCTCGCGCAGGCACTCGGGCAGACCCGGCTGCTCCTCGTCGAACAGGCCCTGCGCCGCTGTCGGCTCGGCTGGCGCCTCCGGCAGCGGCCACAGCCAGGCCCGCGCCGGGTCGGCGCACAGGGCCAGCGCCCTCTCCCCCTTCGGCCCGACCGCCGGCGCCAGCGTCAGGTGCTCGACCTCCCGCGCCCGGCGGCATAGCTCCGCCAGCGCCGCCTCATCGGCCAGTCGGACGTCCCCCTCCCAGTCATGTCCCCAGTGGCCGGTACGCTCCAGCAGATCGCCGAACTCCAGCCGCGCAAACAGCCGCCGTGCGGCTGCCGCGTCCGGGCCGCGCCATGCCATCTGCTCGTCCGTGATCTCTACCGGCACATCGGTGACGATGCGCGCCAGTTGCCGCCCCAGCAGTGCTGACTCCCGGCCCGTCTCCAGCTTTCGCCGCAGCGACTCCTGCTTCACCTGGTCCAGATGGTCGTACAGCTCAGTGACGCCACCGAACTCCTGCAGCAGCTTTGCCGCGCCGACGGGCCCGACCCCGGCGATCCCCTGGATGTTGTCCGACGGGTCCCCGGCGAGCGCTTTGAGGTCGGCAATCAGCTCCGGCCCCACGCCGTACTGCTCGCGCACGGCGGCCGCGTCGTACACTTTGACATCGCTCATGCCCTTCAGCGGCGCCATCACGGCAATGCCGGGCTGGATAAGCTGCACCATGTCGCGGTCGCCGCTGACGATGAGCACCTCGCGATCGTGCTCGCGCCCGCGCACGGCGAGCGTGCCGATCAGGTCGTCCGCCTCGACGCCGCTGACTTCAAGCCAGGCCAACCCCAGGGCGTCCACCACCTCCCGGGCCAGGTCCATCTGCGCCCGCAGCTCAACTTCGGTCTCCTTCCGCGTTGCCTTGTACGTGTCCGTCATCTCATGGCGGAAGGTCGGTCCGGGGCCGTCAAAGGCCACTGCCACCTGCTCGGGCTGTTCAGCCTCCAGCAGTGGCAGGACCATCTGTACGAAACCGTACACGGCGTTGGTGGGCTGGCCGGCGGAGTTCGACAGGGGGGGCAGCGCGTGATAGGCGCGGTGGATCAGATTGTTTCCGTCAATGAGTATGAGTTTGCTCGACATGATGGGCACGACGGCTCAGCGTTGTCTCTTGGTTCTGTTCCCCGGCAATCACGGGCCATCAGTAGGGCAGGCGGCCTCGCCTGCCCGTCGTCCGGAGCGCGGGCGGGGCCGCCCGCGCTGCTGTAACGGGAATGCGGCGAGCAGAAGCCCGCCGGTCCCGCTCCCTACTCCTCGATCCCCAGGCCCCAGTCCGGCAGCATCAGCAGGGGCCCCCGCAGCGGCGTCTCCGTCCAGTTGCCCGACCCACGCAGGATGCGCCCCAGATCGCTGTGCGTCCCAGCCAGCTCGTCCAGCAGGCCCTTCGCCTGACCGTAGTACTTGACCTTGGGTTCGCCGCGGATGCCGCCGAGCTTCCCGGCCAGCTTCACGGCGTCATGGAAGTTGCCCAGTTGGTCTACCAGGCCGCACTTCTTGGCCTGCGCCCCGGTGTAGATGCGCCCCTGCGCCAGTTGCCGCACCTTCGCCGGATCCATCTTCCGCCCCTCGGCCACGGCATTGATGAACTGTGTATAGATGTCGTCGAGCATGGACACGACGATGGCGCGCTCCTCGGTCGTCATGGGCCGGGAGCCTCGCCCCATCGCCTTGAACTTGCCCGCCGTGATCGTCTCGTCAGTCAGCCCCAGCTTCTTCATCAGGCCGGCGTAGCCGATGCCCCCGAAGATGACGCCGATGCTGCCGGTGAGGGTAGACCCCTGGGCGACGATCTGGTCGCAGCCCGAGGCGATGTAGTACCCGCCGGAAGCCGCGACATCAGTCATGCACGCCACGACCTTCTTCTTCTGGCGCAGCCGCGTGAGTTCCTCGTAGATGGCCGCCGAAGCGGCCGCGCTGCCGCCAGGGCTGTTGATGAGCAGCACCACAGACTTGGTGGCATCGTCATCGCGGGCCTGGCGGATCTGCTGCATGATCCCCCGGGCGCCGGGCGGCCCGGAGAAGAACCCGCCGGCACCGCCGTCACGGATGACGCCCTCGACGGTGATGATGCCCACATGCTCCAGGCTCAGACTCGGGCCATCTCCGAGTTGCGACATGAAGGCGATGGCGACGCCGAACACGACGAAGCCGACGAACACAAGCACCAGTACGAGAATGACCGTCACAACCGGGGAGCGATGGGGGCGCCCGGGCGGCGGCACCTGCGCCACCCAGTGCGGCGGCACGGCGACGCCGGGGGCCTGGGCATAGCCCGGGCGGTAGGGCGGCGGGGGCGCGGCCGCAGGCGGCCCTGGCGGGGGCGGCGCAGCGGCAGCGCCAGAGGGTGCCGCAGGCACCGCCGGCGGCGTGGCCTCGGGTCGTTCGTCAGGCGGCGGCGCGCCACTATCTTGCTGGGTATCGTCAGTCATGGCCCAACACCTCGTGGGCAATCGGCGTGGTAGTCCTGTGAGTGTACCATGCCCCTCTCCTGCGAGCAAGGACGACCTCACCGCCACTGTCCCCGTTCAGCTTGACCCGCGCCCGCCCGCGCCCGTATAATGCCGGCGTGTGCCGGAGTGGCGGAATGGTAGACGCACGGGACTCAAAATCCCGCGAGGCTCAAACCTCGTGTCGGTTCGAGTCCGACCTCCGGCACCATCCATGACGACCCCCGTGGAGGCCCCTCAGGTGGCCTCCACGTTGTTTCCGGCGGCCCGTACGGGCGCCTGACGCCACAGATGATGGCCGAACGCCGCCGCCCTCCGCAGCCGGGGGGCGTCTGCGGTTCTGGGGGCATGGCGCCCGCTGCGATGCGGCTGGCTGCCCGTCCTGCCCCCGTGCCCCGGGAGGCAGGGGAAAGGCCGCCCCCGGCGAACCTCTCTATCGTAGGCCCTTGCCTGATGGGGCGCGCCACCACCGGCGCAGCCACTGCTCTGCAGGCGCCGGATGCCATGTCTCATCCGACTTCACCCTCCCCACGTGCCAGTGGGGCAATGTTGCGCTGAAGGGCGGAAGAGTCAATGTCCATTGCACGACGAGCGGTAGCTGAGTGCGTCGGGACCTTTTGGCTGGTGCTGGGCGGTTGCGGGAGTGCCGTGCTCGCGGCGAAGTTCCCGGAGGTGGGTATCGGGCTGGTTGGGGTGGCGCTGGCCTTCGGTCTGACGGTGCTGACGATGGCCTATGCCATCGGCCACATCTCCGGGTGCCACCTGAACCCGGCGGTGACCGTCGGGCTGTGGGCCGGGAAGCGCGTGCCGGGCCGGGATGTGCTGCCGTACATCCTGGCGCAGGTGATCGGGGGGCTCATCGGCGGTGGGGTGCTCTACTTGATCGCCACGGGCAAGGCCGATTTCACCGTGAGCAGCGGCTTTGCCGCCAACGGCTTTGGCGACCACTCTCCGGGGGGATACGCCCTCGGCGCCTGTCTGCTCACCGAGGTGGTGATGACCTTCATGTTTCTGGTCGTCATCATGGGGGCCACCGACAAGCGTGCTCCCGCGGGCTTCGCTCCCCTGGCCATCGGCCTGTGCCTGACGCTCATCCACCTGATCAGCATCCCGGTGACCAACACGTCGGTCAACCCGGCCCGCAGCACGGGCGTGGCGGTGTTCGCCGCCGACTGGGCGCTGGCGCAGCTGTGGCTCTTCTGGCTGGCCCCGCTGGTCGGAGCGGCCCTGGCCGGGCTGTTCTACCGTCTCGTCGCGGGCGAAGCGGAGGCCTGAGCCACTGACGCCGCGCCACGCGGCAACAGCAGAGGAGTCGCCTGTACGGCCGGCACGTGTACTCCTGCCCGCTGGTGGTAAGGATGCATCGTCTGGTTGCGTTCAGGAAGGGGGATGCCCGTGCTTCGCTGAAGGTATGCCTCGGCCGCCGCGACGGCGACCGACCTGTGGCTGCTGGATCACATCAGGAGAGGATGATGAGCATGAGTCGTCTGCTTCCGGTTGTCCTGCTGGTGAGCCTGCTGGCCTTCGCCGGGTCTGCCCTGGCCCTGGAGAAGCCCACCGTCAACGCCCCCAGTGCCGGGGATACCCTCGGTCCGAACTACGACATCTCGGGCTCCATGCCGTACAAGGCCGTCTTGGTGGTGATCACGGACTGTGTCCGCACGGACACCAACGAGGTGGTCGGGTCAGTGCCGGGGATCCGCCACTGGACCAATGCCAATGGCAGCTTTGCCTTCCGCTGCGCCAGCCCCCGGATCTTCATGGGCGACGACGTGCCGCTGGTGTACCGCGTCCGCTGCTATGAGGTCAGTCGGGACCAGGGCAACGGACCGGAGACCGTCGTGGAGTGCCGCAAGGCCCAGTGACGTCCCCCCATGGCCGGGCCCCTGCCGAGTGCCCGGACCGACCTCGTAGACAACCCGGCGGCCAGCCCAGGGCCGCGCAGCGGTCAGAGTGCATGACCCGCGCCGCGGCGTTGGCTGGCCGCCATGTATCTCCTACGCCCCGCGACTGCCATTCCCCCCGCTGCGCCGCCCGTGGCGCCTGGCCAGGGCGGACGCTCGTCCTGTCGCGTCGAGCCGCGCTGGTTCTACGGCAGATTCCAGTGGACCGCCGTGTTCTTGGCCTCGCCGGCCTTCAGCCACTTGGCGTGACCGTCAGCGAAGGAGTAGTTCGACCCCTCGTTGTGGCGCCCCAGTGACACGCGAGCCCACGGGTTGAAGCCGGTGCTGGCCGACGGACCTGAGGTGCCCCAGGCGTACTGGCAGTCCGGCATCAGGTTCGTGGCCGCCCCGTCGGCGTTCTCGGCCATGGTGATGATCTCGGCAGGCCGCTGCACTTTGGCCAGCGGCACGCCGGCCGCCCCCACATAGTCCAGCGGCGGGTGCATGTTGTAGTTGGGGATGTAGCTGATCGGCCAGTTGGTGAGGCCGTACCAGGGGTCCTTGTCACTGGGGCACGACGTGATCTGAGTGCTCTTGGCGTAGGGCTGGAGCAACTGCGGCCACACGACTGTCGGGAGGACGCAGTACGCAGGCGGATAGACCTCGTCGAAGTCCTGAGCGTACTGCATGATGGCCAGGGCCAACTGCTTGGTGTTGCTCAAACAACTGGCCTGTCTGGCTTTCTCGCGGGCTTTGGCGAACACGGGAAACAGGATCGCGGCGAGAATGGCAATGATGGCGATGACGACCAGCAACTCAATGAGGGTGAAGCCCCGACGCATGGTAGCTCATCCTTTCCGGGATTGGGACACATCCGGTACTATGATACCATGTTTGGGAGTATAGAGAAACGCTAGTCTTTGCGCCGAGGCCACTGATCACCCCGTCGCTCCCTGCTGTGCCTCCTCAAGTTCAGGTGCCCCGGCCCGATATAGGTGGTGTTCGGACCCGCATTCCCGCAGACAAGGTGTGGAGGCGTCCCTGTTGCAAGTGCTCGTAGCCGCTCCCAGTGACCTGACCCGCCGGGCTGTAGCCAAACTGCTGCGTGAGCTGGGCCACGAGGCTGTCGCCGCCGGCTCGGGGGCCGAGGCCTGGCGGCTGCTCAATGTCGCCCAGCCCCCCGCGTTGGCGCTCCTGGACTGGAGTCTGTCGGACCTCAGCGTCGTGACGCTGTGCGCGCGGCTGCGCGACCGCCAGGACGCCCCTTACGCCTACGTGATCGCCATGGGCGCCGGGCAGGGCGGGGATGAGCTGCTGGCGGCCCTGGATGCCGGCGCGGACGACGTCCTGCCCCGCCCCCTGGACCCCTGCACACTCCGGTTGCGCCTGCGCGCGGCTGAGCACATCGTGGCGTTGCACAACGACTTCCGCGAGTCCCGCCAGGCCCTGACGTACAAGTCCACCCACGACGCTCTCACCGGGACGTGGAACCGCGGCGAAGTGCTGGGCATGCTCGAACGCGAGGTGGCGCGCAGCCGCCGCGAGGGCTGGCAGGTCGCCGTCATCATGGTGGACGTGGATCGCTTCAAGAGCGTCAACGACACCTATGGCCACCTGATGGGCGATGCGGCACTGCGCGAGATCAGTACGCGCCTGATCGGCTCCCTGCGGCCTTACGACATCATCGGGCGGTATGGTGGGGAGGAGTTCCTGGTGGTGCTCGGCGGGTGCAGCCCGCGCAATGCCCGCGCCCTGGCCGAGCGTCTGCGCGAGACGGTGGCGTCTGAGCCGGTGAGAGTGGCCGAGGGGGAAGTGACTGTCACCATCAGCATGGGTGTGGCGGCGTGGGAACCCAACGAGTACGGGGATATTCAGGCCCTGCTGCGCGCTGCCGATGTAGCTCTGTATGAAGCGAAGCGGGCCGGGCGGAACGTGGTCCGCACGGCCTGGGAGCACAATCCGCCCCTGGCCAGGGCGGCCCGGGTCGCCTGACGCAGACACTCACGGGCAGGCCCTCCCTCCTGTCCGCAGTGCGATGCCCCTCAACACGCTCAGGGCCTAGCGCCGCAACGTACCCGTCGCACGCGGCCGGCCCTGAGCGCCCTTTTTTCCCCCCTCGACGCCACTACTTCAGCCCGGCCACTATGCCGCTCGCGATGGCCTTCGCCATGGCCGCCCGGCCACTCTCGGTGGCCATGAAGCTGTCATCGCTGCGGTGGCTCAGCGTGACCATCTCAATGCACACCACCGGCACACGCGAGAAGATGGAGCCGGTGAGCGCGCCCCCTTGTCTGCTGCCGACGTAGGTCGCAGCATCGGTGCGCAGCCCCTTGGCCTTCACTCGCCCCGCGAGCGCTCTGACAATCACCGGGTACATCGCCTTCGCCACGCGGGCGCTGGCGGTGATCACCTGCCGGCTGGGTCCGGATACGCCCTGCACCTTGCCCTGCCGGTCCGGGTAGTAGATCGCCAGCCCGGCACCTCCGCCCGAATCGCAATGCAAGCGCACCATCAGCGCGGCCTTCGCGTTGTTGGCGATTGTCGCCCGCCGGCGGTTGGTGACGTTCTCCTGCTCGCGCGTCTTGGTCAGGACGACCTTCGCGCCCCGGTCCTGGAGCAGCTTCTTAAGCTGCACCGCGACGAGCCAGTTGGCCCGCACTTCGCCGATGGACTTCCCGCGTGCGCCCGACCCGTTCTCGGATGGGTGCCCTGGATCCAGGCAGATCACCTTGCCCGCCAGGGGCTTCTGGGGCGCCGCGGGGGCGAGCGCGACGGCCAGCACTGCTGCGACTGTGAGCCACCAACGCATCATGGAGTCCTTTGTGCGGAACAGAGGCTGTGCGCCGTTGGAGCGCGGCTCTCCAGGGCCGCACGCGCCTCGCGACGGATGCGGCTCGGGAGAACCGCGCTCCCATAGGGCGGCCTGATGGGGCGCTACCGCTGGTACCGCCGAATCAGCTCCGCGTTGCGCTTCTCCAGTGCCGACAGCCGCCCCTCGGTGAAGCCGGGATCCTCGTGGTACCACGACTTGCTGCGGAAGTAGTTGCGCAGATCGGCGCGCTTGAAGGGCCGACCGTGCCGCGCGTAGATCTCATTGCGCGCAACGTCCAGTTGCCAGTTGCTTAGCGGGTACAGGTCGTTGTAGGTCACCGCGCGCGAGGACGAGAAGGGCAGGACGAACCCGCCCGAGCCGCCTGACGTCCGCCGGCCCGACCCCGACGAGCCGGAGGTGACGCCCCGGCCTTTCTGGTAGCGGGCAATGAAGTCGGCGTTGCGCTTCTCCAGCGCCGACAGACGCGCCTCGGTGAAGCCGGAGTCTTCGTGGTACCAGGACTTGCTGCGGAAGTACCGGCGCAGGTCCGCGCGCGCAAAGGGCCGCCCGTGGGCCGCGTAGATCTCGTTGCGCAGGATGTCCAGTTCCCAGGCGCTGCGCCCGGACAGGTCGGCCGTGGTCAGGGCCCGCTTCGCCCCCAGCGGCACGTAGCGCGCCCCGCCGCCTGAGGACCCCATGGCTCTGGGGGCACTCGGCGCGGGGGCAGGCTTCGAGGCCACGGGCGTCTCGTCCTGCGCCTGCGGCGTAGGCTGCGTGTCGGCAGTCGGCGTCGCAGTCTCGGTCGCAGAGCCGGGGTCGGCCGGTTCGCCCTTCTCCCCTGCCCTGGCCCCGGCGGCGACCGAGTCCGGCGCCGCGTTGGCCTCGGTGGTGCTCTGCTCGGACGGCTGCTTCTGCTGCTGGGCCGGCGGCGGCTCGATCCGCACGCGCGGCAGCCTGCTCGCGATGAACCCGCAGCCCGACAGGGCCGCAGTCAGGAAGACTACAACCACAAACAGCCCGATCGTCTGGCGCATGGTCACACCTCTCGCTGAAGTGGCGGGCGCCGGGCGCTACTCCGGCTCTCCACCCCGGATGCTGAACTCGTGCCGGTGATGCTCGCAAAGGCCGGGCCGGCCCAGCACCTGGGTCTGCATCGTCGCCCGGTGGGTGGGCGCCAGGTGCAGCCGGCACGCCGGGTCCACACAGCCCGTCTCGCCGGTGAGACGGTAGAACACTGCCTGCATCAGGTAGCCCTTGCAGACCTCGTTCAGGCGCGGGTCGCCATAGCCGAGCGTCTGGTCGGCGAAGGCGTCGTCCACGGTCTCCTCAATGCCCATGACAGCCAGTTGCTGGCGCATGAAGTGGTACTGCCGGGGCAACTCCAGGGCCTCGACCAGCCCACTGCTCGAGATGATGTTCGGGGCCCCGAGCACCGCCGCTCGCAGACGCAGGTGCGACTCGTTCTCCCGCCAGGCCCCCACGTAGTTCGCGGTGAACATGATGTGCAGGTGCGAGAGCTTCGCCTCGGCCGGGTCCAGGAGCAACCCCAGGAGTGTCTGCAGCGCCACGGCTTCGTACACGACATCGAGCCCGCGCTCCTGGGGCGCCAGTGGTGGCAGCATCTGCCGCTCCTCCGGCCGCACCAGGTTGTCCACTTCCGCCCGCGGCAGCTGCTCACCCAGCTCCGCGACCAGCGTGTCACGCTGCTCGTCGGTGAACCGCCCCAGTTGGTGGGTCAGGTAGTCGCTGCGAACGACGACATGGGCGTGTGGCAGACGCGCCGCCAACCAGTGGGCCAGCGCATCCACGTCCAGCGCCGCGCTGTCGGGGTCGTCGTACAGATAGACGCGCTCGATACGGACTTCCTTCACGACATTTCTCCCAACAGTCGTCGGCGTGCTTCTGCCTCAGTGAGCCCCTCGATGCGCAGGCGCTTGAGCCGCGCCGTCTCCCCGCCGACAATCTCCAGGTCGCACTTGGGCACCCCCAGGCGCTTGCTCAGCAGCGCCAGCAGAGCCTTGTTGGCCGCGCCCTTCACGGGTGCCGCGGCCAACTTCACCTTGATCGCCCCGTCGTGCTCGCCCACGCACTCGTCGCGTCCGGCCCGCGGCGTGACACGAATGCTCAGTTCACATGATGGCATAGCCACACCTGCCCGGGGACACAAACACATGCGCGGAAGGAAAATGCTCCCGACAGCGCCGGGAGTGCGTGGGGACGAGGGGGCCAGGGAAGCGTGCGGTCCACTTGTCCCCGATCAGGCACGCGTCGTTCGCGCCACCCTCACAGCCGCGGAAGTCGCGGCAGTAGCCCCAGTCTTGCTTCGCCCACACGGAACCGTGGCGGAGACAGCAAGATGCGTCGCCCGGCCAGAGGAAGCCAGGGGGGCGCCGCCGTCACACCGTCAGCAACATGAGGAAGAACACGAGGGTGTTGTTCAGCGCGTGGCAGATGATCGAGGGCACGATGGAGAGGTTGCGCTCGTACAGCACGGCCAGCACGATCCCGATCAGCGTGATCGGCACCAGCGCCGCGAGGCTGTTGTGCATCAGGGCGAAGAGCAGGGCACTCATCGTCACCGCCCCGCTCATGGTCATGCGCCTCCGCAGCCCCGGGAAGACGAACCCGCGGAAGATCGTCTCCTCCATGACCGGGGCCAGCACGCAGATGAGGACGAACAGACCCACGCGCGCCGGCACGCTGTGCGCGCCCGACAGTAGGCGCTCGCCCGTCTGACCGGGCACCAGGCCCAGGGGGTTGCCGCCCGGCAGCATCACCGTCGTCAGCACCAGCAGCACCACCAGCACGGCATACCCGCCGATGCCGTGGGCCGCGAGCCACGCCGGCCGCCGCAGACGCAGCCCCAGGATGCTCAGCTTGCGGTGGTTCGCGCCCGCGATGCGGGCCCACATGACATACATCGCGCCGCCGGTGGCCAGCAGGTACTGCACGGCGATGACCGCGACGCGCACATAGTCCGGCGCATGAGGCAGCACACGTGCCAGCAGCAGCCCGGCCAGCACGCCGGTCACGGCCATGGCGAAATACAGGAGCGCGACGATCTCCAGAGCGTCCAGGGGCTCCCAGGGGACCAGCAGCGGGGGACGGGCGGGGCGCGGCTCCTGACGGACCCAGAAGGCCCAGCGGATCGTGGCGACGAGCAGGATGATCAGCCCGATGAGGCCCAGCCCGCCATAGACGCTCAGCAGCAGCACCAGGCGGTTGCCGAACTGGCGGGTGAGTCCGGCCGCCCACACGCGCGTCTCGGCCGCCGCCGGCGCTTCGCCGAGCCGGTCGTAGTAGGTCGCCAGCGCCAGGCCGGCCAGCCATTGCTCCTGGTGGCGCAACCGCGTGATGGCCTGCGGACCGAGGGGGCGGGGCCTGGGACCGGGGGTGTAGACCGCCGCGAGACTGAAGAACAGCCCGGCGTGCTCCTCGTCCAGCGTCGCGGCCCGAACCAGCGCCTGCCGCGCCTGCTCCAGGTAGCCACGGTCACCGTAGATGACGCCGAGGCGATAGAGGGCCACCGGGTTGGGCCGGCCCACCAGCACCTCGCGCTCATAGTCGGCGATGGCCTTCTCCTTGAGCTGGCGGGGCCCCCCCACACCGGGCAGCTCCTCGTGGGGCATGACCAGGTCCAGGTACATGCCCATCCGGTACATCAGGTCGGCCTGGAGGATCCGCTGTCGGGAGATCTCGTACCAGTCGCTCTGCGGCAGGCGACCGCCCCGGCTGCCGGTGAGCACCAGCGCCGCGGCGATCGCCAGCATCAGCAGGATCGCCGTCAGCCGGGTGGCTGCCCCAGACTCGCGCACACTTCTCAACATGATGGGAGTATCTTCTCCCCCCGCTACAGGCCTGCCGCCCGCAGGACCGCCACCACGACTGTCTCAACCACGCTCAGCATCAAGATGAGCAGCACGGGCGAGAAGTCAACGGGCGCGTTCCCCAGGTGGGGGCGAAGCCACCGCCGCACCGGCGCCAGCACGGGCTCGGTGAGCGCGTACAGCATGGGCGCCACGCGGTCGGCCAGCACGGTGCCCCGCCGCAGACGCAGCCAGCTCAGCAGCACGCGCGCGATCAGCACCGCCTCAAACGCCCAGAACAGCCCCTCCACCATGGTGCTGATGCGGATCACGCTCAGTGCCTACTTCCCCAGCTCTCGCGAGCGGTCCGCGGCGGCCACAACAGCCTCGATGACGGCGCTGCGCATCCCGCCGCGCTCCAACGCGCGCAGCCCCGCAATGGTTGTGCCGCCCGGCGAGGTCACCTTGTCCTTCAGGCGGGCCGGGCCAGGATCTACCTCCAGCAGCCACTGCCCGACGCCCTTGATCGTCTGCGCGGCCAAGGCCGCTGCCTGGTGGCGCGGCAGCCCGGCCGCCACGCCCCCGTCAATCAGCGCCTCCGCGAAGGCCGCGACGAAGGCCGGTGCGGAGCCGGACAGCCCCGTCACGGCGTCCATCAGCTTCTCCTCGACCCGCACCGCTGTGCCCACGGAGGAGAGTAGGCGGTCGGCCAGGTCGAGGTGCTCGGCGGTCGCGAACTCGTTGCCGGCATAGGCGCTGGCGGCTGCCGAGACGGCAGCCAGGATGTTGGGCATGACGCGAATGATCGGCCGCTCTCCGCCCAACAGCTCGCCCAACCGCGCCAGCGGTACCCCGGCGGCGATGGAGATGACGAACTGCCCCGGCTGCAGGCGCAGCCCGGCCGCGACCTGGGGGAGCACCTGCGGCTTGACCGCCAGCAGCACCGTGCGGGACTGC of the bacterium genome contains:
- a CDS encoding YggT family protein — translated: MIRISTMVEGLFWAFEAVLIARVLLSWLRLRRGTVLADRVAPMLYALTEPVLAPVRRWLRPHLGNAPVDFSPVLLILMLSVVETVVVAVLRAAGL
- the proC gene encoding pyrroline-5-carboxylate reductase, which gives rise to MTEAYELGIIGAGEMGGNLAAGFVSSGCLAADRIIVSDLRDDLLEAHAQRGLATTHDNQQLVEQSRTVLLAVKPQVLPQVAAGLRLQPGQFVISIAAGVPLARLGELLGGERPIIRVMPNILAAVSAAASAYAGNEFATAEHLDLADRLLSSVGTAVRVEEKLMDAVTGLSGSAPAFVAAFAEALIDGGVAAGLPRHQAAALAAQTIKGVGQWLLEVDPGPARLKDKVTSPGGTTIAGLRALERGGMRSAVIEAVVAAADRSRELGK